Proteins encoded together in one Quercus lobata isolate SW786 chromosome 3, ValleyOak3.0 Primary Assembly, whole genome shotgun sequence window:
- the LOC115981606 gene encoding protein starmaker-like, whose amino-acid sequence MGGVSSSIPSDQQQQQQTHTNVDSSPNSPIPSDSNSPNPKMSDSDSKTPKTLDQDKEKEKAPEDSSQSAKDSDKVENKDEEGGGDEGDEDEEEGECGFCVFMKGGGCKDSFVAWEKCIEEAEKSKEDIVDKCAEITTALTRCMEAHADYYEPIIRAEKKAKEEVLKELENEKEKEKVEVASN is encoded by the coding sequence ATGGGAGGCGTTTCCTCATCAATCCCTAGcgatcaacaacaacaacaacaaactcACACCAACGTTGACTCGTCTCCCAACTCACCGATTCCCTCCGATTCTAACTCACCAAACCCTAAAATGTCCGATTCCGATTCCAAAACCCCCAAAACCCTAGACCaagacaaagagaaagagaaagctcCGGAAGATTCGAGTCAATCGGCGAAGGATTCTGATAAAGTCGAAAACAAAGACGAAGAAGGAGGTGGAGACGAAGGAGacgaagatgaagaagaaggagagtgTGGATTTTGCGTGTTCATGAAAGGCGGTGGGTGCAAGGACAGCTTCGTAGCTTGGGAGAAGTGCATCGAAGAGGCGGAGAAGAGCAAAGAGGACATTGTGGACAAGTGCGCCGAGATCACCACCGCGTTGACTAGGTGTATGGAAGCTCACGCCGATTACTACGAGCCGATAATCCGAGCCGAGAAGAAGGCCAAGGAAGAAGTCCTCAAGGAATTGGAGAacgagaaagagaaagagaaagtagAAGTTGCTTCTAATTGA
- the LOC115981351 gene encoding galactoside 2-alpha-L-fucosyltransferase-like produces the protein MLMKGVAPLARANSMITIGGNEMHSLAWTPSTTMKGISVSTNPQSLMSTPKMLKVLVASLVAFPLLVTLTLVLQNRPANRIGEVFEASDLENAAHNVTSLHAGSEDVSSQLTDMRKDKLLGGLLASRFDEGSCLSRYQSSLFRRPSLHKPPSYLLSRLRSYEDLHKRCGPYTKSYNRTQKLLKSHLSASSTKCKYVVWISYSGLGNRVLTLTSTFLYALLTNRVLLVDQGKDMANLFCEPFPEKSWVLPVDFPLKETFKILSQNFPHSYGNMLKKNVSNTSTVSLPSYLYLHLAHDYDDHDKLFLCDQDQTLLSRVPWLITKSDLYFVPSLFLMPSFEQELSKLFPQKDTVFHHLGRYLFHPSNHVWGLITRYYQAYLAKADERIGIQIRNFDTGPGPFQYVMDQVLACTLKYKVLPQVDRKRTIVTQSEKANLKAILITSLSSGYFENVRNMYWEHPTVNGDVVKVFQPSEEQFQHTENRLHNSKAWAEMYLLSLTDVLVTSAWSTFGYVAQGLGGLKPWILYKSDNQTTPNPPCRQAMSMEPCFHGPPFYDCKTKKGIDNGAFVPHVRHCEDMSWGLKLVDNPDES, from the exons ATGTTGATGAAGGGAGTTGCACCTTTGGCTCGTGCCAATAGCATGATCACCATTGGGGGAAATGAGATGCACAGTCTGGCATGGACACCGAGCACTACCATGAAAGGGATTTCGGTCTCT ACGAATCCACAAAGCCTCATGAGTACACCAAAGATGTTGAAGGTATTGGTTGCTTCTTTGGTGGCTTTCCCACTTCTTGTCACACTCACACTCGTCCTTCAAAACCGACCCGCCAATCGCATTGGTGAAGTCTTTGAAGCCAGTGATTTGGAAAACGCAGCTCACAATGTTACTTCATTGCATGCAG GTTCAGAAGATGTTTCCTCTCAACTTACTGACATGCGTAAAGATAAACTACTTGGTGGACTTCTTGCTTCTAGATTTGATGAGGGATCTTGCTTAAGCAGGTATCAATCCAGTTTATTTCGAAGACCGTCACTTCACAAACCGCCTTCTTATCTCCTTTCAAGACTACGGAGTTATGAAGATCTCCATAAACGATGCGGACCTTATACTAAATCATACAATAGAACACAAAAACTTCTCAAGTCTCACCTCAGTGCTAGTTCTACAAAGTGTAAGTATGTTGTGTGGATATCTTATAGTGGCTTAGGCAACAGGGTTTTAACCCTAACATCTACATTTCTTTATGCCCTCCTCACAAATAGAGTATTGCTTGTTGACCAAGGAAAGGATATGGCTAATCTTTTCTGTGAGCCATTTCCAGAAAAATCATGGGTTTTGCCTGTTGACTTCCCCCTCAAAGAGACATTTAAAATCCTTAGTCAGAATTTCCCTCATTCTTATGGGAACATGTTGAAGAAGAACGTCTCAAATACTTCAACAGTATCACTACCATCATATTTGTATCTTCATCTAGCACATGATTATGATGATCATGATAAGCTCTTTTTATGTGATCAAGATCAAACTCTTCTCAGTAGAGTTCCTTGGTTGATAACGAAATCAGATCTATACTTTGTCCCATCTCTCTTCTTGATGCCCTCTTTTGAGCAAGAACTAAGCAAATTATTCCCACAGAAAGATACTGTTTTCCACCACTTAGGCCGCTATCTTTTCCACCCCTCAAATCATGTATGGGGACTAATAACGAGGTACTATCAAGCCTACTTAGCTAAAGCAGATGAGAGGATTGGaattcaaataagaaattttgaTACAGGACCTGGTCCTTTCCAATATGTGATGGATCAAGTTTTAGCTTGTACACTAAAGTATAAAGTGTTGCCACAAGTAGATAGGAAGAGAACTATTGTTACCCAATCAGAAAAGGCAAACTTGAAAGCTATCCTTATAACGTCTTTGAGTTCTGGGTACTTTGAGAACGTAAGAAACATGTACTGGGAACACCCAACAGTGAATGGGGATGTGGTTAAGGTTTTCCAACCAAGCGAAGAACAATTTCAACATACAGAGAATAGGTTGCACAATAGCAAGGCATGGGCAGAAATGTATCTCCTCAGCTTAACCGATGTCTTGGTTACAAGTGCATGGTCAACATTTGGTTATGTAGCTCAAGGTCTTGGAGGTTTGAAGCCATGGATTCTCTACAAGTCTGATAATCAAACGACCCCTAATCCACCTTGTCGTCAGGCCATGTCAATGGAGCCTTGTTTTCATGGTCCCCCATTTTATGATTGTAAGACAAAGAAAGGAATTGATAATGGTGCATTTGTTCCCCATGTGAGACATTGTGAAGATATGAGCTGGGGCTTAAAACTAGTTGATAATCCTGATGAGTCGTAG
- the LOC115979005 gene encoding phosphate transporter PHO1 homolog 10 isoform X1: protein MKFGKEFKKQMVPEWTEAYMDYNGLKRILREVRGYKQTKHPATHNKASQKKPTLDKAFSGLHKEASNLPSKGDIEDQVIDVNTLQQDGSGQIYKTKFLRKSEEGGEVEVMFFRKLDEELNKVCNFYKDKVEALMHEAAVLNKQMDAFIALWVKVENPDLNGSNLKRCYLSNVSSKMPPTSTTCSRDRNPGREYVGLIPEVDTNDDHQQEESTAGPEVNSVSTASCGCDHREEVNKDDYKEDPLKILEHVKINNTLESPISTIKGVFKDSKEEDLSFNKEELRKVEERLRHVFVEFYHKLRLLKHYSFMNLAAFSKIMKKYEKITTRRAARLYMRIVDDSYLGNSDEVTGLLERVETTFIKNFSKSNRREGMKLLRPKAKRERHRVTFFSGFFLGCSIALLVAIVLIIEAHNLMDKEEGTQYMENIFPLYTLFAYIVLHMLMYAANIYFWRRYRVNYPFIFGFKRGTELGYREVFLLSTGLAVLASAGFLANLQLDTDSSTRDYKTITELVPLVLVIFVLVITFCPLNILYRSSRFFFIKCVFRCICAPLYQVTLPDFFLADQLTSQVPAFRSFELYICYYSLGEYSRRQSKCLSHGVYNTFYFIVAVIPYWLRFLQCIRRLCEDKDAMHVYNGLKYFSTIVAVIIRTAFELKKGMAWMVLALVSSSVAALINTYWDIFIDWGLLRRQSKNKYLRDKLVVSHKSVYFAAMVLNIVLRFAWMQLVLEFRLRSLHKMTIITIFSCLEIIRRGIWSFFRLENEHLNNVGKYRAFKSVPLPFSYYETDNDDDDDYDDDDKND, encoded by the exons ATGAAGTTTGGGAAAGAGTTCAAGAAACAAATGGTGCCGGAGTGGACAGAAGCCTATATGGATTATAATGGACTAAAAAGAATACTAAGAGAGGTAAGGGGTTACAAGCAGACTAAGCATCCTGCAACACACAATAAGGCCTCACAGAAGAAACCAACATTGGACAAGGCCTTCAGTGGTCTACACAAAGAAGCTAGCAATCTTCCAAGTAAGGGAGATATCGAGGACCAAGTTATAGATGTTAACACATTGCAGCAAGATGGTTCTGGACAGATTTACAAGACCAAGTTCTTAAGGAAGTCTGAAGAAGGAGGAGAGGTTGAGGTAATGTTTTTCAGAAAACTTGATGAAGAGCTCAACAAGGTCTGTAATTTTTACAAGGACAAGGTGGAGGCACTGATGCATGAAGCTGCTGTCTTGAATAAACAAATGGATGCTTTCATTGCATTGTGGGTAAAGGTGGAAAACCCTGATCTCAACGGCTCTAACCTTAAGAGATGTTATCTTTCCAATGTCTCTTCGAAGATGCCCCCAACAAGCACTACTTGCAGCAGAGACAGGAATCCAG GAAGGGAGTATGTGGGTTTGATACCTGAAGTAGATACAAATGATGATCATCAACAAGAAGAGTCTACTGCTGGTCCAGAAGTCAATTCAGTTAGCACCGCCAGTTGTGGTTGTGATCACAGGGAGGAGGTGAACAAGGATGACTACAAAGAAGATCCCCTAAAAATTCTTGAGCACGTGAAGATTAACAATACGCTTGAATCTCCAATTTCAACCATAAAAGGCGTTTTCAAGGATTCCAAAGAAGAGGACTTGAGTTTTAATAAAGAGGAGCTGAGAAAAGTTGAAGAACGACTGAGACATGTGTTCGTTGAATTTTACCACAAGCTCCGTCTTCTAAAGCACTACAG CTTTATGAATCTTGCAGCATTTTCCAAGATCATGAAAAAGTATGAAAAG ATCACAACAAGGAGAGCTGCCAGATTATACATGAGAATAGTGGATGACTCTTACCTTGGCAATTCTGATGAG GTTACTGGTCTCCTGGAGAGGGTGGAGACTACATTCATCAAGAacttttcaaaatcaaatcgTAGAGAAGGTATGAAGTTATTGAGACCAAAAGCTAAAAGAGAAAGGCATAGAGTAACATTTTTTTCAG GTTTCTTTTTGGGTTGCTCAATTGCTCTTTTGGTTGCTATTGTTTTAATAATAGAAGCTCATAATCTTATGGATAAGGAGGAGGGCACCCAGTACATGGAAAACATTTTCCCACTATACAC TTTATTTGCATATATTGTGCTACATATGCTCATGTATGCAGCCAACATATACTTCTGGAGACGTTATCGGGTCAACTATCCATTTATATTTGGTTTCAAGCGAGGAACTGAGTTGGGCTATCGAGAAGTTTTTCTCCTCAGCACTGGTCTTGCAGTACTTGCATCAGCCGGTTTCCTAGCAAACTTGCAGCTGGACACAGACTCAAGTACTCGAGACTACAAGACAATCACTGAACTGGTTCCTCTGGTGTTGGTTATT TTTGTGCTTGTCATCACCTTCTGCCCTCTTAACATTTTATACCGTTCAAGTCGTTTCTTCTTCATTAAATGTGTTTTCCGCTGTATCTGTGCTCCTCTCTACCAG GTTACTCTACCAGATTTTTTCTTGGCAGACCAGCTTACAAGCCAG GTCCCGGCCTTTCGGAGTTTTGAGTTATACATTTGCTACTATAGTTTGGGAGAGTACTCAAGGAGGCAAAGCAAGTGTCTTAGTCATGGTGTCTACAATACCTTCTATTTCATTGTTGCTGTAATACCGTATTGGCTGCGGTTCCTGCAG TGCATTCGTCGGTTGTGTGAAGACAAAGATGCAATGCATGTGTACAATGGTTTGAAGTACTTCTCGACCATTGTTGCAGTTATTATTAGGACAGCTTTTGAGCTAAAGAAGGGAATGGCCTGGATGGTGTTAGCTTTAGTCAGCTCCTCTGTTGCAGCACTAATAAATACATATTGGGATATTTTCATAGACTGGGGGCTTCTGCGAAGGCAATCAAAGAACAAATATTTGAGAGATAAACTTGTAGTTTCACACAAGAGTGTCTACTTTGCAGCTATG GTCTTGAATATAGTACTGCGATTTGCATGGATGCAATTGGTGTTAGAATTCAGATTGCGTTCCCTTCATAAGATGACCATAATAACCATCTTTTCCTGCCTAGAGATTATCCGTCGTGGCATTTGGAGCTTCTTCAG GTTGGAAAACGAGCACTTAAACAATGTGGGCAAGTACCGTGCATTCAAGTCAGTCCCACTTCCTTTCAGTTATTATGAGActgacaatgatgatgatgatgactaCGACgatgatgacaagaatgattga
- the LOC115979005 gene encoding phosphate transporter PHO1 homolog 10 isoform X2, whose protein sequence is MKYPAVKKKGREYVGLIPEVDTNDDHQQEESTAGPEVNSVSTASCGCDHREEVNKDDYKEDPLKILEHVKINNTLESPISTIKGVFKDSKEEDLSFNKEELRKVEERLRHVFVEFYHKLRLLKHYSFMNLAAFSKIMKKYEKITTRRAARLYMRIVDDSYLGNSDEVTGLLERVETTFIKNFSKSNRREGMKLLRPKAKRERHRVTFFSGFFLGCSIALLVAIVLIIEAHNLMDKEEGTQYMENIFPLYTLFAYIVLHMLMYAANIYFWRRYRVNYPFIFGFKRGTELGYREVFLLSTGLAVLASAGFLANLQLDTDSSTRDYKTITELVPLVLVIFVLVITFCPLNILYRSSRFFFIKCVFRCICAPLYQVTLPDFFLADQLTSQVPAFRSFELYICYYSLGEYSRRQSKCLSHGVYNTFYFIVAVIPYWLRFLQCIRRLCEDKDAMHVYNGLKYFSTIVAVIIRTAFELKKGMAWMVLALVSSSVAALINTYWDIFIDWGLLRRQSKNKYLRDKLVVSHKSVYFAAMVLNIVLRFAWMQLVLEFRLRSLHKMTIITIFSCLEIIRRGIWSFFRLENEHLNNVGKYRAFKSVPLPFSYYETDNDDDDDYDDDDKND, encoded by the exons ATGAAATACCcagctgtaaaaaaaaaag GAAGGGAGTATGTGGGTTTGATACCTGAAGTAGATACAAATGATGATCATCAACAAGAAGAGTCTACTGCTGGTCCAGAAGTCAATTCAGTTAGCACCGCCAGTTGTGGTTGTGATCACAGGGAGGAGGTGAACAAGGATGACTACAAAGAAGATCCCCTAAAAATTCTTGAGCACGTGAAGATTAACAATACGCTTGAATCTCCAATTTCAACCATAAAAGGCGTTTTCAAGGATTCCAAAGAAGAGGACTTGAGTTTTAATAAAGAGGAGCTGAGAAAAGTTGAAGAACGACTGAGACATGTGTTCGTTGAATTTTACCACAAGCTCCGTCTTCTAAAGCACTACAG CTTTATGAATCTTGCAGCATTTTCCAAGATCATGAAAAAGTATGAAAAG ATCACAACAAGGAGAGCTGCCAGATTATACATGAGAATAGTGGATGACTCTTACCTTGGCAATTCTGATGAG GTTACTGGTCTCCTGGAGAGGGTGGAGACTACATTCATCAAGAacttttcaaaatcaaatcgTAGAGAAGGTATGAAGTTATTGAGACCAAAAGCTAAAAGAGAAAGGCATAGAGTAACATTTTTTTCAG GTTTCTTTTTGGGTTGCTCAATTGCTCTTTTGGTTGCTATTGTTTTAATAATAGAAGCTCATAATCTTATGGATAAGGAGGAGGGCACCCAGTACATGGAAAACATTTTCCCACTATACAC TTTATTTGCATATATTGTGCTACATATGCTCATGTATGCAGCCAACATATACTTCTGGAGACGTTATCGGGTCAACTATCCATTTATATTTGGTTTCAAGCGAGGAACTGAGTTGGGCTATCGAGAAGTTTTTCTCCTCAGCACTGGTCTTGCAGTACTTGCATCAGCCGGTTTCCTAGCAAACTTGCAGCTGGACACAGACTCAAGTACTCGAGACTACAAGACAATCACTGAACTGGTTCCTCTGGTGTTGGTTATT TTTGTGCTTGTCATCACCTTCTGCCCTCTTAACATTTTATACCGTTCAAGTCGTTTCTTCTTCATTAAATGTGTTTTCCGCTGTATCTGTGCTCCTCTCTACCAG GTTACTCTACCAGATTTTTTCTTGGCAGACCAGCTTACAAGCCAG GTCCCGGCCTTTCGGAGTTTTGAGTTATACATTTGCTACTATAGTTTGGGAGAGTACTCAAGGAGGCAAAGCAAGTGTCTTAGTCATGGTGTCTACAATACCTTCTATTTCATTGTTGCTGTAATACCGTATTGGCTGCGGTTCCTGCAG TGCATTCGTCGGTTGTGTGAAGACAAAGATGCAATGCATGTGTACAATGGTTTGAAGTACTTCTCGACCATTGTTGCAGTTATTATTAGGACAGCTTTTGAGCTAAAGAAGGGAATGGCCTGGATGGTGTTAGCTTTAGTCAGCTCCTCTGTTGCAGCACTAATAAATACATATTGGGATATTTTCATAGACTGGGGGCTTCTGCGAAGGCAATCAAAGAACAAATATTTGAGAGATAAACTTGTAGTTTCACACAAGAGTGTCTACTTTGCAGCTATG GTCTTGAATATAGTACTGCGATTTGCATGGATGCAATTGGTGTTAGAATTCAGATTGCGTTCCCTTCATAAGATGACCATAATAACCATCTTTTCCTGCCTAGAGATTATCCGTCGTGGCATTTGGAGCTTCTTCAG GTTGGAAAACGAGCACTTAAACAATGTGGGCAAGTACCGTGCATTCAAGTCAGTCCCACTTCCTTTCAGTTATTATGAGActgacaatgatgatgatgatgactaCGACgatgatgacaagaatgattga